The following coding sequences lie in one Oscillospiraceae bacterium genomic window:
- a CDS encoding glutamine synthetase family protein, protein MYNKTEAFDFIKDNDVKFIRLAFCDIFGVQKNVSIMPYELERAFESGISFDASSIDGFGEENKSDLFLIPDPSTLSLLPWRPSRGRVARFFCDVRSPGLVPFEFDSRLILKKAVRYAADKGFYVNFGAECEFYLFKTDESGAPTSIPYDNGGYMDISPVDKCENIRREICLTLEEMGLYPESSHHECGPGQNEIDFKYNSAMTSADNFIAFKAVVSAVAERNGLYASFMPKPINRKDGSGLHINMSVHRFGEASYDSKLAENFMAGILNKIAEITLFLNTAEQSYKRLGEYKAPRYITWSPQNRSQLIRIPAAEGEYSRIELRSPDPLANPYIAFALLIYSGLEGIDKALLPPPPTNLNLFAEPLSELIKIKALPDSINEAYALASESEFVTRTMPSGLADMYLKDRI, encoded by the coding sequence TTGTACAACAAAACCGAAGCGTTTGATTTTATAAAAGATAATGATGTAAAATTCATCCGCCTCGCTTTTTGCGATATCTTCGGAGTTCAAAAAAATGTCTCGATCATGCCGTATGAACTGGAACGCGCTTTTGAATCGGGCATATCCTTTGATGCGTCATCAATCGACGGCTTCGGAGAAGAAAATAAAAGCGACCTCTTCCTTATTCCTGATCCGTCAACACTTTCGCTCCTGCCATGGCGTCCTTCAAGAGGACGTGTGGCAAGATTTTTCTGTGATGTCCGTTCTCCGGGACTTGTCCCCTTTGAATTCGACTCACGCCTGATATTGAAAAAAGCCGTGAGATACGCCGCGGATAAAGGCTTTTACGTAAACTTCGGCGCGGAATGCGAATTTTACCTGTTCAAAACAGACGAATCCGGCGCGCCCACGTCCATTCCTTATGACAACGGCGGATATATGGACATATCGCCGGTTGATAAATGCGAAAATATTCGCCGTGAAATTTGCCTCACGCTCGAGGAAATGGGACTCTATCCCGAAAGCAGTCATCATGAATGCGGCCCGGGCCAGAACGAAATAGATTTTAAATACAATAGCGCTATGACCTCCGCCGATAACTTTATCGCGTTCAAAGCTGTCGTAAGCGCGGTTGCGGAACGCAATGGTCTTTATGCTTCCTTTATGCCAAAGCCAATAAATCGCAAGGACGGCAGCGGACTTCATATCAATATGTCCGTTCACCGTTTCGGCGAAGCGTCATATGACTCAAAGCTCGCTGAAAACTTTATGGCGGGTATATTAAACAAAATAGCGGAAATAACGCTGTTTTTAAACACCGCAGAGCAATCATATAAACGGCTCGGTGAATACAAAGCGCCGAGATATATCACATGGTCTCCGCAGAACCGTTCTCAGCTCATACGCATCCCGGCTGCCGAAGGCGAATATTCTCGCATTGAGCTGCGTTCTCCTGACCCGCTCGCAAATCCGTATATCGCGTTTGCGCTTTTGATATACTCCGGTCTGGAAGGAATTGATAAAGCTCTTTTACCGCCGCCTCCCACGAATCTCAATCTGTTTGCGGAACCATTATCCGAGCTGATAAAGATAAAAGCTCTGCCGGATTCAATAAACGAAGCATACGCGCTTGCCTCGGAAAGTGAATTTGTCACACGCACCATGCCCTCCGGGCTTGCCGATATGTATTTAAAGGATCGGATATAA